The Brevinematia bacterium genome contains the following window.
TAGGCTCTTGTCATACTACAAGAAAGGACTATCATTCTACAGAAACAGAGACTTTACCACTGCAATCCAGTACTTCTCGGAGTGTCTCAGGATAAATCCTGAAGATGGACCTTCAAAAGTCTACCTAGAAAGATGTAAGGAGTATTTGCAAAATCCACCCCCACCTGACTGGGACGGTG
Protein-coding sequences here:
- a CDS encoding tetratricopeptide repeat protein, producing MELSKESTVRLLSYYKKGLSFYRNRDFTTAIQYFSECLRINPEDGPSKVYLERCKEYLQNPPPPDWDG